One Papaver somniferum cultivar HN1 chromosome 10, ASM357369v1, whole genome shotgun sequence genomic window carries:
- the LOC113315859 gene encoding uncharacterized protein LOC113315859, with amino-acid sequence MNSGGRKGDLMHDEIEAMFFKERAILEAKYQKMKIVQKMTEIILGLQGDVPADSRKGVPYVGGNNKVAACAKHFVGDGGTTKGINENNTVTDWHGLLSIHMPGYYNSIIKGVSTIMVSYSSWNSEKMHANRDLVTNFLKDTLNFRGFVISDWQGIDRTTSPAGTNYTYSVHSGINADIDMVLWPF; translated from the exons ATGAATTCAGGTGGAAGAAAAGGGGATCTTATG CATGATGAAATTGAAGCAATGTTTTTTAAAGAGAGAGCCATACTTGAAGCCAAgtaccagaagatgaagattgttCAGAAAATGACTGAGATTATTCTTGGTTTACAAGGAGATGTTCCCGCGGATTCTCGAAAAGGAGTTCCTTATGTTGGTGGAAA CAACAAGGTTGCTGCTTGTGCAAAGCATTTCGTTGGTGATGGTGGCACAACAAAGGGTATTAACGAGAACAACACAGTGACTGACTGGCATGGACTACTCAGTATTCATATGCCTGGTTATTATAATTCAATCATCAAGGGTGTATCAACCATCATGGTTTCGTACTCAAGCTGGAACAGCGAAAAGATGCATGCTAACCGTGATCTTGTTACTAACTTCCTCAAAGACACTCTTAATTTCAGG GGATTCGTCATTTCTGATTGGCAAGGTATTGACAGGACTACTTCACCAGCAGGCACCAACTATACTTACTCCGTCCATTCTGGGATTAATGCCGACATTGACATGGTATTATGGCCATTTTGA